The genomic interval CTCCGACACCGGGGGCTGGGGACACTGACGGTGTTTTTCTCTCCGGCGTGGATATGAAGAACTCCAGCAGTaatgtggagaagaagatgaaccctAAGTCTTCTTTAATTCCTTGGGATGCTAACTGATTTAATTGGTAGAATGGTCCCAAGGCTTAGAAAATTGGATAATGCTTCAAGGGTGGGAAAGTAATTTCTTAGCCATTTTCACACCGTTATTAGACGGTTGGACTAGAAAATTATGGCCATGATAAAAGAGAGTGTTTTTAGTGATATGTCAAAATCAGGGGTTCTTTTGTGGGTGTGGTAAAATATGGGggattatttgaataatttctcaaaaaaattatctattcaACTAAGTCTGCCATTTGTTGCAATTAAAAAAGGGCAAAATCACCcagaaaaaaagtttttattttttaatttttattaaaaacaaaagaaaaataaagcaacggcaaaattgaaattttaagcACTAGTGAGTAGTGACCACTTGAAAACAACTGCATGCGTCAAGAGGTAGTTTATCAATTATGTCAATGAACGTACAATAATCATGTAACCACAGAAAATATAGATAATAGTAAcaaaattaaatgaacttggacATAAGGAGATGCGCGGAATCAACTTTGAAAACTGATACAAATTGAGAGATCAAAATGAgctgaaaaataaaactcaatagTTCTTATCCTTGGACAAAAACAGTTACATTGAATGGAGGCATTGCACACTCTGTATTCAGGTTAATGTATTGGTACAAAGTGAgtcatcttttcttctcttcatgCATCTTCTTTTATTGAACAAGAGCTTATCCTGTGCAATCACAGTTGAACTTTGCATCGAAGAAGCAGTTTATTCTTTACACACTATAAGGATCGAGCAGCATGCTGAGACTTCGCCATTTCCCTTAAAACAGCACCAACAATGGCAGCCTGCTCAAGACATTCGGCTTTATGCAATGCATCTAGAAGAAAAATACAAGTTTTTGCATTAATCTTGCACCCCCTTAGCCGAGTTTCCTCAAAAACCTGAAAGGCATCCAGGGCTCGATTGGCATTGCTCATGCCTTCTATAAGTGCATTAAAGCAAACTGAGTCGGGGATACCACCATTAGCCTTGAATTTATCAAAGAGGCCTTTAGCTTCATTAATATTTCCAACCTTTGCAAGCCCTTGGATCATGGTAGTGTATGTCACAACGCTCGGAACTAAGCCTTGTTTTTGCATGTCTTGCCAAAAAACGAAAGCTTTATTGTATTTCTGCACTTTGCAAAGGCCATTTATCAAAATGCTGTAAGTATAGGTGTTAGGAGCACATTTCATGTCTTTCATTGATTGAAAGCAAACAAGAGCTTCACTAATTTCTTCAGCTTTCACAAGAGCATCAATTAGGCAATTCCAAGTGTAAACATTGGGAACTAAACCCTTCTGCATCATTTCTTCCATAATTAGGTAAGCTTCATCTATTCTTCCCACTTTTCCAAAACCGTCGATAAGACTTGTATAGACCACCACATTTAGTaccatttcttttgattttgcttcttcaaagaGCATATAGGCCTCATCAAGCCTATCAATCTTAGCAAGACCATCAATTACAGCACCATATGTAACTACAGTGGGGTTATGCCCTCCTGCTTTCATTTCCTCAAGAAGCTGGTAAGCCTTGTCCACCTTACCTGACTTACAAAAACCATAAATAACAGTGTTGTAAACAAAGACATCCATGACACAACCTTGTTCCTTCATGGCATAGAACAATTTATATGTCTCTCGTGCATGGCCAGCTTTGGTGAGACCATGAATCAATATACAATAGCTTCTCGAGTCAGGAGTAAAGCCACGAGCTTTGATATCCTCAAATAGAGCACGACCCTTCTCGGTTTCCCCTGCCTTGAAAACACAATCCATATAAGTATTAAGAAGGGTTAGATCAGGACAACAGCTTCTACGGTTCATTTCCTTAAAGATTTTATGTCCATCTTCATTTCTGCCATACTTAAAGAAATTCTTAATCAATGATGTATAAATAACAACATTAGGAGTATGGCCAGCATCCAACATCCTCTCAAGCCATTCATATGCCTCTTCAGTCTTCCCATATCGGCCCAAGCCATCAATCAAAGAACAGTATGTGGCTGCATCAGGACTGAAGCCTTTCTGATTGATGCTTTCAAATATGTGATATGCTTCATCAAACTTCTGAGACTTGCATAACCTATCTATCATAATATTAGCAGTTAATAAATTAGGATACAATCCAGCACCTTCCATGGTGTCACGAATTCTAAAGGCATCTTCCAATTTTCCAGTACTGCAAAGCAAGTCTAAAAGAATATTGTAAGTTGAGGGATTGGGTTCAGCATCTTTCTTCATCTCCTCAAAGACCTTCAGAGCCTCATCAACTCTTCTTTTTCTCGCAAGGCAAGTGAGAAGTGAATTGTATGAAACAACACTTGGTATGCATCCCTTCTCTTTCAACCTTTCCAATAACCTGTAGGCATCTTCAAACTTACCAGCAGAGCCATAGCCCATGATCATTGTATTATATGCATAAGCACAAGGAACTTGTTTGTTTAGCTCCATATGATCAAACAATTCAACAGCTTCAGCCAGTTTATTCGCTTTGCAGAGAACTCCGATCATGCTAGTATATGATACATCATCTGGGGTCAAGCCTTGTGCTTTAATCTCATGGAAAAACTTCCAGGCCATATCCACCTTACCTACCTTCCCAAAACAATCTATGCAGACATTATAGAGAACAAGATCTGCATCAAATGCGTTGCTCTTCATCTCATCAAGTAAGGAGAGGGCTGCATCAAGTCTACCATCCCTTGCAAAGACTCGAATCAAAGTTGTAAACAGATGCACACTCACTTCATATCCTAATTCTTGCATTTCATGGAAAAGGTTAAGTGCCAAATCAGGTTCATGGGCCTCAGCAAGCGCACCTATTAAAGTTGTATATGCAGAAAAAGCTGGTCGGAATTTAAATTTCCTCATAGTTTCTATAACTTTTACAGCTTCCCTCAACTTCCTGGACTTGACCAAGCTGGTGATCAGCCCAATGCAGGCGTTGGTAGATGGCCCACATTCAATGAGGCACATTTCTTCCAGGACCTTCTCCAAAAGTTCATAGTTCTTGTTCCTAGCCATTATCATAAGAAGCAGATTGTATGCCTCTGGAGTATGTGGCTGGCCACTTGTTCTTTCAACCCACCTGAAATAATTTATTGCTAAATGAAAATCCTTCTGCCTCCGCAAGACACCAATGATCAAATCTGGATGGAATTTGTGATCGATTACAGAAAGCGCACTTTCCACATCCAGTCCCCAAGGCCTACCATTTAAAATTTGGCAGACACTATCAATGTGAAGACTCACATTCTCCCTCACTGTCCTGTCCACCTCTGTGTAGCTTTCCCTATTTGACAGCACACTACCCTCTCCAACAACATCAGAAGGCCCATCAGTTGATGAAGAGAAATTATGATAAAGAAAACCAGCTCTGTGATGATTTACACCAGTGTGAGAGCTTGTCCCTGAATgaccaaacaaaaaatttggGAAGCACAATAAGGAAACAAGAATAAGCAACTATTGAGCTCTGTATGACAATCTGTAAGAATTGTCACAAATGAGAAAAGGAAACCTGAAATGAAATTTTATCGGCACATTGCAATATATAAAAGCTGCTTATAAACATAAATTCTAAATGACATGATATCATACGCACAGCTAATTTGAAGAGTGGGATTACATGGTGAAAGATTGAAATAAGCTTCTTGAAATGGCacctataaaaaattatcatcagGCTAAGCATGGCCATATAAAAAGTTACTTTCAAGGTCCAAGGCCGCATTATagtgaaaacaataataaaattaggaTAGACTCACTATAATCACAAAATTAGATTTCTATCAGTGCTTAACTCGAacaatgaacaaataaaaaaatatctatcaCCAAGAACAATCAACACcaatcaagcaaataaaaaaatgcgcTTTCTTGCTCTACTTGTATTAGAAAGATTACAATTTCAAAGGTGAAGTTGATCTATTTTTCCAATTTACTTGTGCCACGTGATATAGACTACAAAGTCCAAGAATCAAAAGCGTTAATTTTCCCATTCAACAGATGATACCAACAAGCACTTTTAACAACCTAAATTGTTTCTCATATTCTTTAAGCTCACATGGAACCAATTCAAATCATAGTAACGACCTAGAAGCAAACTTAGATTCTAACGAACCTTAGATTGTGAATAGAATCATAATCAAACATTGAAGTGCTTCAATAGCACTAGATCATCACTCCAAGATTTccaaaaacactcaaagaatTCAAAGTTGAAGCTTTTCagataaaattaaagaagaaatgaagaaaaggagaagattCTAACCCAAAGAGCTCAAAGAGAGCGGTGAGAGAGCTATGGCGCTGCAGATTCGATGGCTTCGGCACCATCGGAAGCGATAGCAGGCCTGCGACGAGCCCGTGCGGGCTGTGCAGGAGTCTTCCACAGCATCAGACACTGGCACTTCCGAGATCCCCGGCAAGAGCTTGCGATGCGCCGGCGGCTACTCGCCGGCGCCGGCCGAGCGCGGAGCAGCAGTTCGCGGACGAACGCATGGGTTGGGCCGGAAACCACTATGCGAGTTCTCTCTTAAAAGCATAAAACTCggtattttttcaaaaacactcccatattttatattacttgCACACTAATCACAATATTTCTAaacaatattttgaaatattaaaaatataaacaaataaaaaagggaaaaaaattccaaaaaaagaagataaaatggTTAAGTTATTTTTACGATGTTGGAAACTTGAAATtatgcaattatttttttaattagggaCTGTTTCCAAATTTTCCACTCTTTACTAAGCAATGGTTGCCATCTTTTCTCACATCCTCTTTCCATTCCTTAATAGTTAATACCAAACAATAATTCCCAAAATTTTCTGgaaatccaaaccctaaccctcacTGAAGAAAGAGATCGAGCCCCAACTCCATCGCCTCTCATTCCTCTGAATTCCATCCTTGATGCTTCGGTAGCTGTGTTGAGGACGAAGGAGCCACTTGTAGTAGTGCTTTTCTAGGCTACCGATCGATATGGCGATGAAACCGAGCCAGGCGGCGGCGCCTGTGCCGGCGCAGCACCAGTCGCAGTCGTCGGATAATGATCGGAGCGGCGGGGAACTGCGGGCGCTGGACTGTAATCTGGCGTCGCTCTGTGATCATATTCAGATGGAGGGCTTCAATTCTGGGGTTTTCTCGGATGTGGTAGTGCAAGCAATGGGATCCACTTATCATTTACATCGGCTCATTCTGTCTCGGAGTTCTTACTTTAGGTGTTCGAATTTgcataaatttatcttttttgtgGTTCATTTGATTGAAGGTTTGGCTTGCTTAAGAAATATGGATGATTTGTTCTTTGTTTGCATGATTTTTCCTTCTAATTAGAGCTTTTTCTATAGAATAATTTCATTGTTTGTTGTGTAGTCTTAACTAATTaggcttttctttttttcttgtttttttggtgTAGTTACCTTTGTATGTTAGTATTTAAACATATAGATTATCATTCTTGTATTTTGAATCTTTTTGTCCTTATTAATCATATAGTATTGAGTGTTGTTTAGATTATCTTATCTTGTTCACAGGTTCTAGTTTCCAACTTCACATGTGACTTCTATTTTAGATGGTTGATTCGATGGGTTACATAGGTTATCGATATCAATGTGTCCTATTGAGAAGCTTTTCACTGTTTTCTATCTTTTTGTGAAAACCATGCTTTCTATTCATTAGAATGCTCTGAATGTGAATTTATATCATGTTCTGATATGTGGAAcctattattatttacaatgaTGACTTTAATATTGG from Dioscorea cayenensis subsp. rotundata cultivar TDr96_F1 chromosome 7, TDr96_F1_v2_PseudoChromosome.rev07_lg8_w22 25.fasta, whole genome shotgun sequence carries:
- the LOC120264752 gene encoding pentatricopeptide repeat-containing protein At3g06920; this translates as MEFRGMRGDGVGARSLSSVRPPAHRKLLPGISEVPVSDAVEDSCTARTGSSQACYRFRWCRSHRICSAIALSPLSLSSLGTSSHTGVNHHRAGFLYHNFSSSTDGPSDVVGEGSVLSNRESYTEVDRTVRENVSLHIDSVCQILNGRPWGLDVESALSVIDHKFHPDLIIGVLRRQKDFHLAINYFRWVERTSGQPHTPEAYNLLLMIMARNKNYELLEKVLEEMCLIECGPSTNACIGLITSLVKSRKLREAVKVIETMRKFKFRPAFSAYTTLIGALAEAHEPDLALNLFHEMQELGYEVSVHLFTTLIRVFARDGRLDAALSLLDEMKSNAFDADLVLYNVCIDCFGKVGKVDMAWKFFHEIKAQGLTPDDVSYTSMIGVLCKANKLAEAVELFDHMELNKQVPCAYAYNTMIMGYGSAGKFEDAYRLLERLKEKGCIPSVVSYNSLLTCLARKRRVDEALKVFEEMKKDAEPNPSTYNILLDLLCSTGKLEDAFRIRDTMEGAGLYPNLLTANIMIDRLCKSQKFDEAYHIFESINQKGFSPDAATYCSLIDGLGRYGKTEEAYEWLERMLDAGHTPNVVIYTSLIKNFFKYGRNEDGHKIFKEMNRRSCCPDLTLLNTYMDCVFKAGETEKGRALFEDIKARGFTPDSRSYCILIHGLTKAGHARETYKLFYAMKEQGCVMDVFVYNTVIYGFCKSGKVDKAYQLLEEMKAGGHNPTVVTYGAVIDGLAKIDRLDEAYMLFEEAKSKEMVLNVVVYTSLIDGFGKVGRIDEAYLIMEEMMQKGLVPNVYTWNCLIDALVKAEEISEALVCFQSMKDMKCAPNTYTYSILINGLCKVQKYNKAFVFWQDMQKQGLVPSVVTYTTMIQGLAKVGNINEAKGLFDKFKANGGIPDSVCFNALIEGMSNANRALDAFQVFEETRLRGCKINAKTCIFLLDALHKAECLEQAAIVGAVLREMAKSQHAARSL